In one Ktedonobacteraceae bacterium genomic region, the following are encoded:
- a CDS encoding sugar ABC transporter substrate-binding protein has product MMNLFGRRNKMFAALAGLVLFSVLFAACGSANNGGSGSGSGSGSTTVTNGKGCKKIGVLLPETATSARWDTYDRPYLINDIKQQLPGASVDYNNAQGSASTQMTQAQADLTKGDCILVVAPSDSVGAAAIVSAAKVKSVPVIAYDRLIYSNDLNYYVSFDNVKVGELQGQYIADHYKSYVSPGHNNLVMIDGAQTDNNALLFAKGAHNILDPLIASGALKKVYEKYTPNWDNPTAETEMQAALVQTQNNIQIAYVANDGMAGTVIAALKAVKLNGKVLVTGQDATVAGLQNILEGNQAMTVYKAINKEAMATAQLVAAISNGTDTSTIVNGQTTIPQTGGANIPSVLETPVAVDKTNIASTVIADGFVTKDQLCAGLPAGTGGIC; this is encoded by the coding sequence ATGATGAACTTATTTGGGCGGCGAAATAAAATGTTTGCCGCGCTTGCTGGACTGGTTCTATTCAGCGTTTTGTTCGCGGCCTGCGGCAGCGCCAATAACGGTGGTAGCGGTAGCGGCAGTGGTAGTGGCAGCACTACCGTAACCAATGGGAAAGGATGCAAGAAGATTGGCGTGCTCTTGCCCGAGACGGCCACCTCGGCTCGCTGGGATACCTATGACAGGCCATACCTGATCAACGATATCAAACAACAGCTTCCCGGCGCTTCCGTAGACTATAACAATGCCCAGGGTAGCGCAAGCACCCAGATGACGCAGGCGCAGGCTGATCTGACAAAAGGCGATTGCATTCTGGTAGTTGCTCCATCCGATAGTGTCGGAGCGGCTGCGATAGTGTCGGCGGCGAAGGTGAAGAGCGTACCGGTAATTGCTTACGACCGCCTGATCTATAGCAACGACCTCAACTACTATGTCTCGTTCGACAACGTCAAGGTTGGCGAGCTACAGGGCCAGTATATTGCCGATCACTACAAGAGTTATGTGTCTCCGGGCCATAACAACCTCGTGATGATCGATGGCGCGCAGACCGACAACAACGCACTCCTGTTTGCTAAGGGCGCTCATAATATCCTTGATCCGCTGATTGCCAGTGGCGCACTGAAGAAGGTGTACGAGAAGTACACGCCAAACTGGGACAATCCAACTGCCGAAACCGAGATGCAGGCTGCGCTGGTACAGACTCAGAACAACATCCAGATCGCATATGTCGCCAATGACGGTATGGCGGGTACGGTTATCGCCGCACTTAAGGCTGTGAAGCTGAACGGGAAAGTGCTGGTTACCGGTCAGGATGCAACCGTTGCCGGTCTGCAAAACATTCTTGAGGGCAACCAGGCCATGACCGTCTACAAGGCTATCAACAAAGAGGCCATGGCGACTGCTCAACTCGTGGCTGCGATCAGCAATGGCACCGATACTTCTACCATCGTCAATGGTCAGACGACCATTCCCCAAACAGGTGGCGCTAACATTCCGTCTGTGCTTGAGACGCCGGTGGCTGTTGATAAAACCAACATCGCTTCTACAGTTATCGCCGATGGTTTCGTGACCAAAGACCAACTCTGCGCGGGTCTGCCTGCCGGAACGGGCGGTATCTGCTAG
- a CDS encoding ATP-binding cassette domain-containing protein, with translation MADSITPSVGSTSFSTSRGTPILQMRGITKSFGAVRALGGVDFEVYAGEVVALVGDNGAGKSTLVKAIAGVGPADSGEIFVNGTEVKITNPQTANRLGIETVYQDLALCDNLDVVSNLFLGHEELSPWRSLSEVPMEKKTLEVLRTLDVKLPSIRSLVASLSGGQRQSIAVAKSLLRKAKVVLLDEPTAALGVAQTRQVLNLILRLRDQGLGVVVISHNLADVFEVADRVIVLRLGKRVATFDVKNTTSEQVVAAITGAEFGELMSSGGNGASEGR, from the coding sequence ATGGCCGATAGTATTACACCTTCGGTTGGGTCAACCTCATTTTCCACGTCGCGTGGTACGCCCATCCTGCAGATGCGCGGCATCACCAAAAGTTTTGGCGCTGTACGTGCCCTTGGTGGTGTCGATTTTGAGGTCTACGCGGGTGAAGTCGTTGCTCTGGTTGGTGATAACGGCGCGGGTAAATCGACGCTTGTTAAGGCCATCGCAGGTGTTGGTCCTGCGGATAGTGGGGAGATTTTTGTAAATGGTACGGAAGTCAAAATAACCAACCCCCAGACCGCCAATCGGCTGGGCATTGAGACGGTCTATCAGGACCTCGCGCTGTGTGATAACCTGGATGTCGTCTCAAATCTCTTCTTAGGTCATGAAGAACTCTCTCCATGGAGATCACTCTCGGAAGTCCCTATGGAAAAAAAGACGCTGGAGGTTTTACGTACTCTGGACGTCAAGCTTCCATCCATTCGTTCGCTGGTGGCCTCGCTTTCGGGTGGCCAGCGACAGTCTATCGCGGTGGCTAAATCGTTGCTGCGTAAAGCCAAAGTAGTGCTGCTGGACGAGCCAACGGCTGCTCTCGGTGTAGCGCAGACGCGCCAGGTACTTAACTTGATCCTGCGGCTGCGCGATCAGGGCCTGGGAGTGGTGGTCATTTCCCATAACCTGGCCGATGTGTTCGAGGTTGCCGACCGGGTCATTGTCCTGCGCCTGGGCAAGCGCGTTGCAACCTTTGATGTAAAAAATACGACTTCTGAGCAGGTTGTCGCCGCCATCACGGGCGCAGAATTTGGCGAACTGATGTCGAGTGGCGGCAATGGCGCTTCAGAGGGGAGGTAA
- a CDS encoding inner-membrane translocator: MGDIIEQNQTPEPSEASQVDAFGADKQSFSAAAVEVPSYTPRQTFGQILRGDLGFIPVIITLAIVVIYFAIVTGGVFLYPENISNLVGPQIGAVAILGLGSILVLLLGEIDLSVASVSVLCAVIMAILSERSGAPTWVAIGAALVAGALIGLINGFFVAVLRVPSFIVTLAGSIGYAGLLLHLLNGQATLPIRNPFIDAIAGSSQSFLPDSLGIGLPALGVILYAVGVIYGYVSRKRAGLRTMSTTRLIAQIVLVAVLAVVAVGVLESEHGVPYTTALFVGLIILFWLILTKTPFGRHIYAVGGNAEAARRAGINVVGIRIAAFTLCSVVAAIGGIVAASYGNSVASQIDPTLLLNAIAAAVIGGVSLFGGRGSVWAIILGVLIIGGLINGLSLLSQGTDVSEMVEGIVLLFAVTVDAVLRRLQARTGR, translated from the coding sequence ATGGGCGATATTATCGAGCAGAATCAGACGCCGGAACCTTCCGAGGCGTCTCAGGTAGATGCGTTTGGCGCTGACAAGCAGTCATTCTCGGCTGCCGCGGTTGAAGTACCTTCGTATACGCCGCGCCAGACATTTGGTCAAATCTTGCGCGGTGATCTCGGATTTATACCTGTCATCATTACGCTGGCGATCGTCGTCATCTATTTTGCCATTGTCACCGGCGGAGTATTTCTTTATCCAGAGAATATCTCAAACCTGGTCGGACCGCAGATTGGCGCTGTTGCCATTCTCGGACTGGGAAGCATTCTGGTGTTGTTATTGGGTGAGATTGATCTCTCGGTTGCTTCTGTCAGCGTGCTTTGCGCTGTCATCATGGCTATACTTTCAGAGCGGAGTGGCGCTCCCACCTGGGTTGCTATAGGGGCGGCGCTGGTGGCAGGTGCGCTGATTGGTCTCATCAATGGATTCTTTGTCGCGGTCTTGCGCGTGCCTTCCTTTATTGTGACGCTCGCAGGTTCAATTGGCTACGCCGGACTGCTCCTGCACCTGTTAAACGGCCAGGCAACGCTTCCCATCAGAAATCCTTTTATTGACGCTATCGCCGGCAGCTCCCAGAGTTTTTTACCGGATAGCCTGGGTATTGGGTTGCCTGCTTTAGGCGTAATCCTCTATGCTGTTGGTGTCATTTACGGCTATGTGAGTCGTAAGAGAGCCGGGCTGAGAACGATGTCAACCACTCGCCTGATTGCTCAGATTGTATTAGTTGCTGTCCTGGCTGTAGTGGCAGTCGGGGTCCTTGAGAGCGAGCATGGTGTACCATACACAACGGCGCTTTTCGTTGGATTGATCATATTATTCTGGCTCATTCTAACGAAAACTCCCTTTGGGCGCCATATTTATGCAGTGGGTGGTAATGCCGAAGCTGCTCGCCGCGCCGGTATCAATGTGGTAGGCATACGAATTGCTGCTTTTACATTGTGTTCAGTTGTTGCGGCTATAGGGGGTATCGTTGCGGCTTCATATGGTAATTCCGTGGCAAGTCAAATCGATCCTACCCTGCTGCTAAACGCCATTGCTGCTGCCGTCATCGGAGGTGTCAGCCTCTTTGGTGGCCGTGGTTCCGTCTGGGCCATTATACTGGGCGTACTCATCATCGGTGGTCTGATAAACGGCTTGTCCCTGCTGAGCCAGGGAACTGATGTATCGGAGATGGTAGAAGGTATCGTACTGTTGTTCGCTGTAACCGTGGATGCGGTTTTACGCCGATTACAGGCCCGTACGGGCAGGTGA
- a CDS encoding glycoside hydrolase family 15 protein: protein MHFYSRHRQLCLRSTQLISVTFILMLMFARFAGTALAGGTAPGGPGASSDWTPSNNTILGTAANTTSDVWFTGYNGIIGEVFYPTADTPNTTDLQFLIGDSGHTWVDEEKADTTSQVQLYNNHSLAWTATNTAKNGKYKIIETIYTDPARNSLIEQTTFTALTGNLSNYLLYVLYNPTMHDAGNNNSSSTQVYGGRTMLVSTDSSGNYASALAASFPYQSGMTSSGFVGVNDGWTDLKGSSNCGSQMCPDYSMSYTYSAANNGNTAQTGQIDLSDGGTINLTTTTSVTFNLVLSFGQNGGGNSATTNAEQTLNGTLGDNSNMLATYVSQWNTFDNSLNIPPAVGSTQAIQQARQQEYYLAANTLKAAQDKQTGAFVAGLGTPWGESNGDSDAGGYHLVWERDMYEFASALILAGDTADPKRALLWAFNSQQQSDGHFPQNSYVSGVPYWNGIQMDEQAFPIILAWKLGVTDNTNYQNHIKPAANYIVEHGPWTGEERWEENGGYSPSTIAAEIAGLVAAASIAGTNGDTVNQARYLNYADYYQAMVPDWTFTTSGSLGGGYYFERIDDDANPNDGHNLTLANGGGTYDERSIVDAGFLELVRQGDMPANSPYVTLSLPVIDSTISQVVNGNRYWYRYNHDGYGEHSDGSDYNGTGIGRLWPIFSGERGIYTIATGASADAYLTAMTAAENGSGMIPEQVWDNAAPSGYTPGTPTKSMDPLNWAMGEFITLLMSASSNSIADVASIVSSRYVTNAYQPHAGWTVDYDSSQLYQGKALTIFYNGYLSSGSHVYLHWGENNWQNVVAVDKPMVRRADGFWQTTISVPTDATQINFAFDNGSGSWDNNGGGNWNVSIGSAGPSPALATPVMSFPYVPVQGQQVKIIYNGSLAGSATSMTMHWGYNGWNSPTDVAMTKQNDGSWLGVAFLPQAANQLNMAFYNQSGVWDNNGGSNYNMSVSQR, encoded by the coding sequence ATGCATTTCTACTCACGGCACCGCCAACTTTGCCTGCGTTCGACGCAACTGATTTCTGTGACGTTCATTCTTATGCTCATGTTTGCCAGGTTCGCGGGAACTGCGCTGGCGGGTGGTACTGCTCCTGGAGGGCCAGGAGCTTCGTCCGACTGGACTCCTTCCAACAATACCATTTTGGGGACGGCAGCCAATACAACCAGCGATGTCTGGTTTACCGGCTATAATGGCATCATCGGCGAGGTCTTCTATCCGACCGCCGATACGCCCAATACGACCGATTTGCAGTTTCTCATCGGCGATAGTGGTCACACCTGGGTGGATGAAGAGAAGGCCGATACGACCTCCCAGGTGCAGCTCTACAATAATCACTCGCTTGCCTGGACGGCGACCAATACCGCGAAGAATGGCAAGTATAAAATCATCGAGACCATCTATACCGATCCGGCTCGCAACTCGCTCATCGAGCAGACCACCTTTACGGCCCTGACCGGCAATCTGTCCAACTACCTGTTGTATGTGCTCTACAATCCGACCATGCATGATGCCGGCAATAATAACAGCAGCTCTACGCAAGTTTATGGTGGCAGGACCATGCTGGTGAGTACGGATTCATCGGGCAACTACGCCAGCGCGCTCGCTGCATCGTTCCCTTATCAATCCGGCATGACCAGTTCGGGCTTTGTAGGCGTGAACGATGGCTGGACAGATCTGAAAGGATCGAGTAACTGTGGCAGCCAGATGTGTCCTGACTATAGCATGAGCTACACTTATAGCGCCGCGAATAACGGCAATACCGCGCAGACCGGTCAAATAGACCTGTCCGATGGTGGCACAATCAATTTAACGACTACTACCAGTGTCACCTTCAATCTCGTCCTCTCATTCGGACAGAATGGTGGTGGCAATTCCGCAACGACAAATGCCGAACAGACGCTGAACGGCACGTTGGGCGATAACTCGAATATGCTTGCCACCTACGTCTCACAGTGGAATACGTTCGATAACAGTCTGAATATTCCGCCCGCGGTTGGCAGTACCCAGGCGATACAGCAGGCCCGCCAGCAGGAATATTATCTGGCGGCAAACACGCTCAAGGCGGCGCAGGATAAGCAGACGGGTGCTTTTGTGGCCGGCCTGGGTACGCCGTGGGGCGAGTCGAACGGTGATAGTGATGCAGGTGGCTATCACCTGGTGTGGGAACGCGATATGTATGAATTTGCCAGCGCATTGATCCTGGCGGGTGATACCGCCGATCCGAAGCGTGCGTTACTATGGGCATTCAACAGCCAGCAGCAGTCGGATGGGCATTTCCCACAGAATAGCTATGTCAGCGGGGTTCCATACTGGAACGGCATTCAGATGGACGAGCAGGCTTTCCCCATCATCCTGGCCTGGAAACTGGGCGTTACCGACAATACCAACTACCAGAATCATATCAAGCCCGCCGCGAACTATATCGTAGAACATGGTCCGTGGACCGGTGAGGAACGATGGGAGGAGAACGGTGGCTACAGCCCATCGACCATCGCGGCTGAAATTGCCGGGCTGGTCGCCGCGGCCTCTATCGCCGGAACCAACGGCGATACGGTAAACCAGGCGCGCTACCTTAACTATGCCGATTATTATCAGGCAATGGTACCCGACTGGACGTTTACGACCAGCGGTTCGCTCGGCGGAGGCTATTACTTCGAGCGTATCGACGATGATGCTAATCCCAATGATGGGCATAACCTGACACTTGCCAACGGCGGCGGCACCTATGACGAACGCTCGATTGTCGATGCCGGTTTTCTCGAACTGGTGCGCCAGGGGGATATGCCCGCCAATTCTCCCTATGTCACGCTGTCGTTGCCCGTGATCGATTCCACTATCAGCCAGGTCGTGAACGGGAACCGTTACTGGTATCGTTACAATCACGATGGCTACGGGGAACATTCCGATGGCTCCGACTATAATGGTACGGGTATAGGGCGGCTCTGGCCGATCTTCTCAGGCGAGCGCGGCATCTATACCATCGCGACGGGTGCGAGCGCCGATGCGTATCTGACGGCCATGACGGCTGCTGAGAATGGCTCCGGCATGATACCTGAACAGGTCTGGGATAATGCAGCCCCCAGTGGCTACACGCCGGGAACGCCGACCAAATCGATGGACCCGCTCAACTGGGCCATGGGCGAGTTCATCACGCTGCTGATGTCCGCGAGCAGCAATAGCATCGCCGATGTCGCTTCTATTGTTTCGAGCCGCTACGTGACGAATGCCTACCAGCCACATGCCGGCTGGACGGTTGACTACGACAGCAGCCAGCTTTACCAGGGCAAAGCGCTCACCATCTTCTACAACGGCTACCTGAGTTCAGGCAGTCACGTTTACCTGCATTGGGGTGAAAATAACTGGCAAAATGTTGTGGCTGTTGATAAGCCGATGGTCAGGCGCGCGGATGGCTTCTGGCAGACGACGATCAGCGTGCCTACCGATGCCACGCAGATCAATTTCGCTTTTGACAACGGCTCGGGCAGTTGGGATAACAATGGGGGCGGGAACTGGAACGTCTCGATTGGCAGCGCAGGCCCATCACCGGCGCTTGCTACCCCGGTCATGAGCTTTCCCTATGTGCCGGTGCAAGGCCAGCAGGTTAAGATCATCTATAATGGCTCACTGGCGGGCAGTGCAACCAGCATGACCATGCACTGGGGCTATAATGGCTGGAACAGCCCTACCGATGTTGCCATGACGAAGCAAAACGACGGCTCATGGCTGGGCGTTGCTTTTCTGCCGCAGGCTGCTAATCAGCTAAACATGGCCTTTTATAATCAGAGCGGCGTCTGGGATAATAATGGCGGCAGTAACTATAACATGAGCGTGTCGCAAAGGTGA
- a CDS encoding NUDIX hydrolase, giving the protein MFYRLLKHLVGICFNLLNFVLGGNLPPLGCVTVIVEEQGRYLLIKRPRGKLSFPSGFIRWRELPIQAARRECFEETGLRLQIEPEDLITCYAHIGQHIDTLSTLTLVYSGKVTGGRLRGSIEGQAYWLDEKEMRKDLERRSEILLVDYLQFRARRAEAHNSGATLQESVKESSHDSDVEGPVRREG; this is encoded by the coding sequence GTGTTTTATCGCTTACTGAAACATCTGGTTGGTATCTGCTTTAACCTCCTGAATTTCGTGCTTGGCGGAAACCTGCCCCCATTAGGATGTGTGACTGTGATTGTGGAAGAGCAAGGGCGTTACCTGCTTATCAAGCGCCCCCGTGGAAAATTGTCGTTCCCGAGCGGTTTCATACGTTGGCGTGAATTGCCTATTCAGGCAGCAAGGCGGGAGTGTTTTGAAGAGACGGGCTTGCGCTTGCAGATTGAGCCTGAAGATCTTATCACCTGTTACGCGCACATTGGGCAGCACATCGATACATTGAGTACGCTAACACTTGTCTATAGTGGCAAAGTCACCGGCGGCAGGCTACGCGGAAGTATCGAGGGACAGGCTTACTGGCTGGATGAGAAGGAGATGAGGAAAGACCTGGAGAGGCGCAGCGAAATATTACTCGTAGATTATTTACAGTTTCGTGCGAGGCGTGCGGAAGCTCATAATTCCGGTGCGACCTTACAAGAATCGGTAAAGGAGAGTTCCCATGATAGCGACGTTGAAGGCCCGGTTAGGCGAGAAGGTTAG
- a CDS encoding FAD-binding oxidoreductase → MIATLKARLGEKVSDDPAILESHGKDASYPRMIPPLAVVYAGSLEDVQETLAWCRENHIPLIPYGSGSSLEGQIIPHVPAITLDFSRMKRVLEIRAEDFLAVVEPGITREELEKELQDTGLFFPVDPGANASLGGMAATNASGTTTVRYGGMRQNVAELEVVLANGQVLRLGRSVRKTSSGYDLKDLFIGSGGTLGIITRLVLRLHPVPVFIHTMRVFFPGLEEAAHAAYRIMASALPVARLELLDELSLKFINQDLKQHYLEKPALFLEFHSSVAEAIEEESHLAEKLVKASGALNIHVARNAEERMTQWEARHQFYWAFVHCNPDRLYYTTDVAVPLSRVPELVGYAQELLREMHLEGSIVGHVGDGNFHTLVATLPEGYHLAEEYSARLVERSLALGGTATGEHGVGLVKKRFMEAEHGPALEWMRQIKVLFDPDGILNPGKML, encoded by the coding sequence ATGATAGCGACGTTGAAGGCCCGGTTAGGCGAGAAGGTTAGCGACGATCCGGCAATTCTGGAGTCGCATGGCAAGGATGCCAGCTATCCTAGAATGATACCGCCGCTGGCAGTAGTCTATGCCGGGTCGCTAGAAGATGTACAGGAGACGCTGGCATGGTGCCGCGAAAATCATATACCGCTCATTCCATATGGCTCCGGTAGCAGCCTTGAGGGACAGATTATTCCTCATGTTCCGGCGATCACCCTGGATTTTTCGCGTATGAAGCGCGTGCTTGAGATCCGCGCGGAAGATTTTCTGGCGGTGGTTGAGCCTGGCATTACGCGTGAGGAGCTCGAAAAGGAGTTGCAGGATACGGGCCTGTTTTTCCCGGTAGACCCGGGTGCCAATGCCTCGCTCGGTGGCATGGCGGCAACCAATGCCAGTGGCACCACTACAGTTCGCTATGGTGGCATGCGCCAGAACGTCGCGGAACTGGAGGTCGTGCTGGCAAATGGGCAGGTGCTGCGCTTAGGCCGCTCTGTGCGCAAGACCAGCAGCGGTTATGACCTCAAGGATCTGTTCATCGGCTCAGGCGGAACGCTTGGCATCATCACGCGTCTCGTCCTGCGCCTGCATCCCGTGCCGGTGTTTATCCATACCATGCGCGTCTTCTTTCCAGGGCTGGAAGAGGCGGCTCATGCGGCTTATCGTATCATGGCCAGCGCGCTGCCGGTTGCGCGACTCGAATTGCTCGACGAACTCAGCCTCAAGTTTATCAATCAGGATTTAAAGCAGCATTATCTGGAGAAACCGGCGCTCTTCCTGGAATTTCACTCTTCGGTTGCCGAGGCCATCGAGGAGGAATCGCACCTGGCCGAGAAACTGGTAAAAGCGTCAGGCGCGCTGAATATTCATGTGGCTCGCAACGCGGAGGAGCGCATGACGCAGTGGGAGGCTCGTCACCAGTTCTACTGGGCGTTCGTGCATTGCAATCCTGACCGCCTGTACTATACGACCGATGTTGCCGTACCGCTTTCTCGCGTACCTGAACTGGTGGGATATGCTCAAGAATTGTTGCGGGAAATGCACCTGGAGGGTAGTATTGTTGGTCACGTCGGCGATGGCAATTTCCATACCCTCGTCGCCACGTTGCCCGAGGGCTATCACCTGGCCGAAGAATATTCCGCGCGACTCGTCGAACGTTCTTTGGCTCTGGGCGGCACCGCAACCGGAGAACACGGGGTTGGATTAGTAAAGAAGCGGTTTATGGAGGCCGAGCATGGTCCAGCGCTTGAATGGATGCGGCAGATTAAGGTGCTCTTCGACCCCGATGGGATATTAAATCCAGGGAAGATGCTGTAG
- a CDS encoding BTAD domain-containing putative transcriptional regulator: MLQRARVLSRRGDYQETQKLCQQVIAALPEGEVKLQVAAHMRLGVCAAILCNFPMAISHLQKALQLGDAEANPGQVADAHATLGNVYGLMEKPALADYHKSRSMSLRQGTNDVWGKIYDLIRLGVSQKDQGMYADAEATLMRTLAESRSLHFLGGQAYSLDNLAELYQEQGFYERALKAGEEAVALARQVKDDMYLLNGLLCDLAMTYLYMGDAVTANLLIAQVELRNSARETFGDERINYELAYSTILLYQHRYDDARANLLTLTAVLDSIGMKRELLLALIRLSACYLAQNQPGNVVLYLKQFASLLATSEPYVPLVYSELRRLPLVEQAIKTFPELSQLRTLLHLEAETQEAKDTSETRLPVTQPLTAPGARQLRILALGEPAVFIREKPVTRWRMARAMELFFFLFDCDRPVRKEQILTALWSEVDEQVDRTFHSTIYYLRKVLGESCLVSKGGSYWLDLASPYGSEIWYDVARFQESYERAKQALARNDEDGAQEAFEAMITLYRGDYVQSFYSDWCRARRDELRRNYLDARHHLAHIAWRREQYDASAEHWRQMLALDDCLEEAHYGLMRYYLHAGKRGLALRQYQRYRETLQQELGVQPGPAIQGLYQRLVTTS, encoded by the coding sequence ATGCTGCAGCGCGCACGTGTGTTGTCGCGCCGTGGTGACTATCAAGAAACACAAAAACTCTGCCAACAGGTGATCGCAGCTCTGCCGGAGGGCGAAGTGAAGCTGCAAGTAGCAGCCCATATGCGTTTAGGGGTATGCGCAGCTATATTATGTAATTTTCCCATGGCAATTTCTCATTTACAGAAGGCCCTGCAACTGGGAGATGCAGAGGCAAATCCGGGGCAGGTAGCAGATGCGCATGCCACATTAGGGAACGTCTATGGATTAATGGAGAAGCCCGCTCTTGCTGACTATCATAAGTCACGTAGTATGAGCCTGCGTCAGGGAACGAATGATGTCTGGGGGAAAATCTACGATCTGATTCGGTTGGGAGTTAGTCAGAAGGATCAGGGCATGTATGCTGACGCGGAAGCTACGCTGATGCGGACGCTGGCAGAATCCAGATCCCTGCATTTTTTAGGCGGGCAGGCTTATTCCCTGGATAACCTTGCGGAACTTTACCAGGAGCAGGGATTCTATGAGCGGGCGTTGAAGGCAGGCGAGGAAGCGGTGGCTCTTGCAAGACAGGTGAAAGACGATATGTATTTGCTCAATGGCCTGCTCTGTGATCTGGCTATGACCTATCTTTACATGGGAGACGCGGTAACAGCCAATTTGCTGATAGCCCAGGTAGAGTTGCGCAATTCTGCTCGTGAAACTTTTGGTGATGAACGGATAAACTATGAACTCGCGTATAGTACGATACTACTCTACCAGCATCGGTATGATGATGCCAGAGCCAATCTACTCACCCTTACTGCAGTGCTGGATTCAATTGGAATGAAGCGGGAGCTTCTGCTGGCACTGATTCGCCTGTCGGCCTGCTATCTGGCACAAAATCAGCCCGGCAATGTGGTACTCTATTTGAAACAGTTTGCTTCGTTACTTGCTACGAGTGAACCCTATGTGCCGCTTGTTTACAGTGAGCTGCGTCGTTTGCCACTCGTGGAGCAGGCTATCAAGACTTTCCCGGAATTGTCCCAACTGCGCACATTACTTCACCTGGAAGCTGAGACGCAAGAAGCAAAAGATACTTCCGAGACGCGCTTACCGGTGACGCAGCCACTAACCGCACCTGGTGCCCGGCAACTCCGCATCCTGGCATTAGGTGAACCGGCGGTATTCATTCGTGAAAAACCCGTTACGCGCTGGCGTATGGCACGAGCAATGGAGCTCTTCTTTTTCCTGTTCGACTGTGACCGCCCGGTGCGCAAAGAGCAGATCCTTACCGCTCTCTGGAGCGAAGTTGATGAGCAGGTAGATCGCACATTTCACTCCACGATCTATTATCTGCGCAAGGTGCTGGGCGAGTCCTGCCTTGTCTCCAAGGGTGGAAGCTATTGGCTTGACCTGGCTTCTCCATATGGAAGCGAAATCTGGTATGACGTTGCCAGGTTCCAGGAAAGCTACGAGCGTGCGAAACAGGCGCTTGCCAGGAACGATGAGGATGGAGCGCAAGAGGCATTTGAAGCCATGATAACCCTCTATCGCGGCGATTATGTGCAGTCGTTCTATAGCGATTGGTGCCGCGCCCGACGCGATGAACTACGCCGCAACTATCTCGATGCGCGACACCATCTGGCGCATATCGCCTGGCGTAGGGAACAGTATGATGCAAGCGCCGAACACTGGCGGCAAATGCTGGCCCTGGACGATTGTCTCGAAGAGGCTCACTATGGGCTGATGCGCTATTATCTGCACGCCGGCAAGCGTGGTTTAGCCTTGCGCCAGTACCAGCGCTATCGTGAAACCTTACAACAAGAACTTGGTGTCCAGCCAGGTCCGGCCATCCAGGGGCTTTATCAACGCCTCGTCACCACTTCTTAG
- a CDS encoding ABC transporter ATP-binding protein: MKTFESENEQKFNAEQKVVMDVRDITKSLPLGRERIEILKGISFQIMSGEFVAIVGPSGSGKSTLLGIIAGLDNPTTGQVFIDGVDITRMSEGRLATVRNSKIGMVFQAFNLIPTLTAQENVEVPLYVGRHKGSPSARARELLTLVGLSHRFDHRPNQLSGGEQQRVAIARALATDPALVIADEPTGNLDARNGENVLKLIADLRAQTGKTFIIATHDPVVASHADRAIRIVDGKIAEIDPSLGVITQ, from the coding sequence ATGAAGACATTTGAATCCGAAAACGAGCAAAAATTCAATGCAGAACAAAAAGTTGTTATGGACGTGAGGGATATCACAAAAAGTCTCCCCCTCGGTCGGGAGCGAATCGAGATACTCAAAGGGATCAGCTTCCAGATTATGAGCGGGGAGTTCGTTGCCATCGTCGGCCCTTCCGGTTCGGGCAAGAGCACTTTGCTGGGGATTATCGCCGGGCTTGATAATCCCACGACTGGCCAGGTATTCATCGATGGCGTCGATATCACGCGCATGAGTGAGGGCAGGCTGGCAACGGTACGCAACAGCAAGATCGGCATGGTCTTCCAGGCGTTCAACCTCATCCCGACGCTGACGGCGCAGGAGAACGTCGAGGTTCCGCTCTATGTTGGCAGGCATAAAGGCTCTCCCTCTGCGCGGGCGCGTGAATTGCTGACCCTGGTTGGACTCTCTCACCGCTTCGATCATCGACCCAACCAGCTCTCCGGCGGCGAGCAGCAGCGCGTAGCGATTGCGCGCGCATTGGCTACCGACCCGGCCCTGGTGATTGCAGATGAGCCGACCGGCAACCTGGATGCACGCAATGGTGAAAACGTCCTCAAACTGATCGCCGATTTACGCGCCCAGACCGGCAAAACCTTTATTATCGCTACCCATGATCCGGTCGTTGCTTCACATGCCGACCGCGCCATTCGCATCGTCGATGGCAAGATCGCCGAGATCGACCCGTCTCTGGGTGTTATCACGCAATAA